The Antechinus flavipes isolate AdamAnt ecotype Samford, QLD, Australia chromosome 5, AdamAnt_v2, whole genome shotgun sequence DNA segment agaatggatggatccatCTGGATCTGTTCAaagttccaccaaaaatgtattagtgtcccagttttcccatatcgcCTCCAACTTTTGTTATTATctatttttgtcatcttagccagtctgaaaggtgtatagtggtatctcagagctttAGTAATTTGCAGGAAATCCTGAAACTCACAGttaagataaaataagatttaaagtttttttaatcagataataaaactaggagctgtttttatgaaaaaaaaaaaaaacaatgtcatTGGTTAATTGactctagaaaaaagaaagaagaaaaccaaatagcCACTATCAAAAATAATAAGGGTAAAAATCAcaaccaataaataaaaaaattaaagcaataattaggaaatattttgcctaattatGTCAATATATTTGAgcaaaatgtttaatatttatggAAGTATGAATCACCCGAATTGACAGATTAGGAAATAGAAAGTCTAAATAGTCccacttagaaaaagaaattgaacaagccattaatgaactccttgGGGAAAGATTCTCAAGCgaattctaccaaatgtttaaagaataattagttcCATTGCTATCTAAACTATCTGGGGAAATATGCAAAGAAAGAATCCTAACAAACTTCTTCTAAGACACAAATTTGCAATGACACCTAAACCAAAAAGAGCtaatatagaaaaagagaatagcagactttttttttttagtgaatattgatacaaaaatcttggACAAAATACTAGCAAAGCAATCATAACAATATATCACAAGGTTTATACAGTATGATCAGGTggaatttatatcagaaatgcagagTTGGTTCTTGTAGGGAAACTACCAACATAATCATAATTGGccaaatcaataataaaaccaatggaaatcatatgattttctcaaaagatgcagaaagtTTTCTATTACAAACACTAGAGAACTGAGGAATAAAGggaatattctttaaaatgataagcagtatctatctcaAACCATgaacaagcattatatgtaaaatTGACAAACCAGACATCTTTCCAACAAGATCACGGGTGAAGGCGGCTGCCCACtgtcatcactattattcaatagggtatattagaaaagttagccatagcaataagagaagtaaaagaaatgaaaggaattagaataatgaggaaacaaaatcatcACTATTTGAATATGATACATTGTTACATGTAGAGGATCCTAGAGCATCAacttaaaaattacttgaaatgatgaacaattttagcaaaatagcaggataTGACATAAAACTAtgtaaatcatcagaatttctttATATGACCACCAAACCTGCAGCAAGCAAtagaaagagaagttccatttaaaataactaaaaacaaTATAATGTATGAGGTAGACACGTGCTAAAACAAacttaggaactatatgaacataattataatatatttttcacacaaagttaaatctaaacaattgaaaagaCACCAATTATTCATAAGGAGACATagccaatataataataaaaaataactatgcagcctaaactaatttacttcttCAGTGCCATCACAATCAGGCTACCAAAAATTATCTgatagagatggaaaaaataataataaatgttatctggaagaacaaaaagtcaacaacatcaagggaattaatgaaaaaaattataaaggaaggtGACCCAGAAATATTACATCTTTATCAATAatataaagtagtaatcatcagTACTAcctggtactggctaaaaaaaatagaatgatggaTCAGTAAATAGATTTTGCCCATAAGACATAGTAGTCGATCACCACAGTAATCTAACCCCAAGACTCCtcttgttcttataaatttaactcagttctctatacatttgagaaattcagcctttatcagagacaatttatattcatataagtcattccccaattgataaatgattaaaggagatgaataggaagttttcagagGAATAATCACAGTGATCTCTCGTTTTATAAAGAAGTGCATCTAATTGTGCTATTCGGTGACCAGTAGGGTTCTTGGTAAAATGGTGCCATGTACAGGAATAATTAATTGCTTAgcctatttatttataatatatataatataaatggcatgaatatatatttatattaaatatttatatgtgtattataatatatatatataaatatttacattaaatatttatataaatagtataaataatgtaaatactgaggaaaaacaaaaggaaggttCAGTTTTGCCATCTTTTTATCTCATGGGGAGAGCTTAGAATGTTATTACAATTGGAAAAATCTGATATAAATGATACTTGGAAAGGATTATCAGAATATTCTGTTAATGAACTGTGCCTAGCAATACTGAAACTCCATTTCTAGAAAACCTTTTAGGttcagatatttgtaaaattagaaagaatcGTGGGGGGTTTTCCCTCCTCCCAAATAGATATGACACAATAAATTCAGTGATTTTATGCCTGTTATTGTGATGCTGATTAAGACAATATATGAACtttgagttttatatatattttccaagaGCACAATAGAAATGAACCTGGGAAAAGCCACTAGAAAGGTGACCACATTCAAAATGAAAAACCCCTGCCAGTCTTCCAGGAATTGATAGACAGGAATTGTTTTAGAGTTAAAGAATTTTAGTCTTGTGAGAGCTGTATAAAATATCTACAAAAtgccatttttaatatattttgtctgCTATCAAATACGTTTGTTTTAATCGCTAAAGTTCTCTGTGTTTAAAATATCCATGTATAAGATATGGgtatatattgcatataaataCAAACTGATACTATTTTATAAcataaattattgttgttttaaataatccagccttttttgtttgtttgtttctttttgaaactGGATCTCTCTTTTCTATCCAGCTTGGAAGTATACAGTTCTCATGTAACTGCTGATAGTCATGGGGGTTTTAACCTGCTGTTTCCAACCTGGGCAACTTTGTTCCTCCCTCGgtggtgttctttttttctttgttgtgggGTGAGCGGGGCACAATATTGGTGCTGGACTTCATGGGGATACTTGAGCAACTTGTCGCTCTGCCATTCAAAACTCCCAAGTCCTAGAGGTCTACTTTCACCTTGGCTAGTAGCATGAACTACAGGCATATTTTATAATACCTAGCTTTATAATACCTAGATTTTTTCGCTCTGAATTTTGTTGTAGATTTAATTCTAGACATCAGGATCTCAGGAGAGATTTGAGTCACAAATGTGAAATCATATACTTAATTcacattaatttaaataataacttcAATGAGAAAACAAACCTGGAGAATAAAAATGTGCAAGTGATACCCCTCACGGTTATTTTATTACTTTGAGAGTCTGAAAGAGCTGTGAGATCCATCATGTCGTTTTATAGAATTTTGGATCGGAAAATGACGATAATGATAGCAactacagcaacaacaataacgaCAGAAATTTGTATAGAACTTTAAGGCTAATAAAACATAGAGATCACTCACTCTAACTCCTTTACAGTCACTTTGGCTTCTGCTGGTATATATTCTCATGAGCACAAAGCTATTTATGGGCACAGACAGACCTGGactagaactcagatctcctgactaTACAGGACATGCTACCATTCAAATCTTTCAAAAGGCAAGTGGGAATTAgggaatggggaggaagggaaacaaCTAAAAGCCCCTGACAGTTGCTAGATACTCTAACAGCACAGACAATTCAAGAATCCTAATCCTTTCATCCTAAATCCTAACTAGCATTTCCTGCCTCTTCCATCAACCACGCCTGGCTATAatttgggaagaaagaaggaatataagagaaatatttagaaattgccTTCTGTCCTAGGTAATGCATATGTTTCCTTTAACTGACCTTGCTCACACATTTCTATCTGGAACACTAATCAGGAATATCATTTGTATTCTTCATTAAGTGATAGGTGAATTCAATAaagtgtatgtatgcatgtatgatATGTGTATGATTAGTCCAGCACTATGAAGAGAACATTATGTTTTCTATAAGTCACaggaataatatttaaaaattaaaaaataaaaaaggccaaaaaattggaaaatgggcTTCAAAGTGCAATGTGAATTCCTTACTATACAGTAAACTTTAAATCAGGCCAAAAGGCATCTTCTTCCCCCAGTGCTTACATAAATAACCATATCCATAAAGCCATAAGCCTATCTTTTCATAGAATTAATTCTCTGTATAAAACACAGTGGTTATGACGATCATCCCAACTTGAACATTATGTTGTCTACATTTATGCTGACTGCAGGAATCCCCAATAGGTCAAGCACTATTCAACCCCATTAACTTGAAGCCTTCTGTAATTTGtcatcatcactattatcatttcctttcattAACCACACCATCCACATCACTCTTCTTCCCAAGTGGTCATCGAGAAATACCAGATAAAATTTAGGGTATCCTAATACATGCTATAAGTCAGATATCTAAGATACTCACTTTAATGAAATTCTATATGATATAAACCATAGATGTCTTAATTTACTCCTTGACAAATACAAGACAAAGCTACAGTCTATAACTTTAGCTTCAGAAGCAAGATTCAGGAAGTCTTGCTTTCAGAACTAGGTACCCCTATAATAGAAATACAACTTTGCGTATTATGAGTCATGCAAGAAagtttgtttctttcatttcaaaTAACTAAGCGTTCAAACAGCCCACATCTTTACTTGTACCAAAAGGTCTGCATCGATTGCCCACAGAAGGTAAAATCCACAAAATGGGTAGTGAACAAGCAGATTCTATTCACGGGGTAATTAAAACTGCATTTACTTCAGACTTGACTAAGGGGAAGCCAAACCTgagatgtctttttttcccccataatagTCATGAAGAAAAACTGTCAGCTCAAAAGAGGCAACTGTTTCGTTACTCCACCACAGGATTACTGTGAAAAAGTCTCTATTTCCATAGGGTTTGGGTTTATATTGGGCACTGCCATTTGCCTCAGATAAGTCACACTCAGAATAGAAGGTGCTGGCAAACCTGGCTTCTCACATTGGGAATAAGTTCCAACTATAAAATCAGCTGTTTGTTTTCCTTGCCAGTGTTTGGGGCACCAGCAGCAGAGAGTGTTTCTAAGCTTTTTAATCCTTGGCCACAGGCAGCACCACCCAAGACTTCCCACCTTAACTGTCAAGAGGGAGTGGTGGTAAGAGAGCAGCCCGCCAGTCGCTCATACTATTCTCTACCcgccaaacacacacacacacacacacacacacacacacacacacactcacatccCAGTAGGAGCAACAGTAGTCACTGGGCAGAAGGCAAAGCCCTTCTGAAGCTGGAAAGTAAGGGATACAGGGAGTCCTTTTTGGCTAATGTTAATTCAGGCTCTACCACCAGGACTCAGAATGATACAGTAAAAGGTACCTTGGCTCCAGGGTGGGTGGGTTCCTCTTTGTGAAATCTTATGGGTCTGCAGGATGGGGTCAGCTTTCATCCTCACACTTCGTCATTGCCTCTAACTGGAGGGTAGACCCAGCAGCTCCATCACTTTCCTTTAAGGAGGGGGTTCAGGCCAGTCAGCACAGCTGCAGTGCTTTGGGATTCCTCTTCGTGCCTCACTCAGAGGCCCGTCTCTTTTCAACCCCTTTTCACCTTCCTTTTAGATGACTGACATATTCTGCAATTATAGAATTAGTTCCAGGtgagcaggatttttttttttttggtatttgggTTCCCAGCACTTAGTAGGATGCCTGACACAttgcaggtgcttaataaatgttactgaCATGTATTAAAATGTTACTTCCTACCTTTGTGATCCAGAGCAAGTAATTTAGTCTCcaaggacctcagtttccccctcagtgaaatgaaaacattggattagatggcctctaatattcctttctctctagACCCATGCTTAGAATGTGTGCTGTTTGAGAGCAGAGGACCTGTTTTTTCACCCTctctttacattttcattttggtGAGGGAGGGTTGCACAAAGTCAGCATCACTCTCTCTTCAGGTCATTGATGTCCAGTGGCGGGACGTGGTTGTTGGAACAAACTGTGCTCATACACCAGTCCTACTGAATGAAGTCTTCACACGCTTACGTGTGGGgctcctcagttttcttaaaccTGGTTTATCCCCTCCACTAAGGCGGGCCCTGCACATACAatggcttcttggagccacaggtgggTTGGGTGACGGGTAGACACCAAAGATGGATTagcagccctgaaaaaggctCCACAAGCATCCATACCAGAGGTGCTAGTTCATCTTCTGCTTGAGTCTGAGGAGTTTGGGAAAGGTGACAAAAAAGGATGGGCTTGCTCCTTTGGTGGGATAGGTGCCTTTGCCCTGCCCTGCTCTTTGCAGTCATTATACACGAGTCAAAGAAATAGAGCTTTCTCTCAAAATGCTTCCCAGTATCATATTCAAAGTCGGAATTATTTCAGACTCAACAGTCCCAAATAATGGAGTTACTAAATCCCAAACTGGAAAGCTCAACTCACAATCTATGCagctttacttttaaaattacattctGATTATCCAGATGAAACAATAAGTCTTTCATCTGtctcatttaaagaaaaagagctaCCAAATGACTAATTCAATAACTAAATCCTTTTTACAATCCACAGGGGTACATGTGCTAAATCTTCCTCACAAGCTGTGGGGACAGGAGTGTAGGAAGGCAGAATTCAAAACCAGTAAGCTGTAGAAACCACAAAAAGCAAAGTTTCCTCTTTATTACAAACTAGTGAATTCTTTAACATCTAAAAGTATCCTTCCTGTAtcagattcaaattctgtttcttgaTTCTAATCCTGTTTAtcttccatcccttcctttaAAGACCACCTTAGTTTCTCATCTCTCCTTTGGAACAAAAATCCAACCATGTTACTTCCTGTCCAGTTAACTCCAATGGCTCTCTGTTGCTTCCAGAATCAAACATAAAAGCCTCTGCTTCAAAACTTGCCCcttctttctaatatttctaatCAGCTAAAATCGCTCTGAAACCCAATGATGCTCTCTTCCCTTCTGTTCCAAGAAGCTGCTCTGACTTCTGCCTGCAGTCATTTTCCCTGGCCATGCCCCATGTCTAGAACTTGCCTCTCATTTTTGCCTCCGCTTCCTCtaggtcccagctaaaatcccactttctgcatGCAACCTTTCTTAATTCTCTTTCATGTTGATTCCTTCCTCTGCTGGTTATTTCCACTGTGTCATCCACCACATGTGTGCACAGGTGTTTATACACGGAGAAACACTTATATTGGCACGTGTACCCAcgtctctctttttctgtacaCAGCTTAATGCCCGGGTCTCCCCTACTGGACTGAAAAACCCTTGAGCGTAGGGCTTGTTTTGTGCCTTTTTTGATATCCCAGTCCGGACTTAGCACGGTGTTTGACACACGATGCGTTCTTGATAAGTGCTTACTGACTATGAATAACCCCGGCCGGTTCTGTGGACTCCCTGGCCAACCTGCTAAGCAACCTTCTGCTGGATTAAGCTTCTTGCTAAAGACtccccaagaaattattttctcctcaTTCTGAGTAAAGTGAGGTTAGTCCCCCTCCACATATTCACATATTGGGATAATTTGGTTACAGCTTTTCAAGCTGCTTGCCTGAACCAAGTAGCCCAGGCTCCATCACCCAGCCTTGCCTTTTTCTATCCAAACGAAGGTTTGCCCGTGACTAAAGTGTGGAAAAGCTTTGGATCTGGCCACATCTGACTCCAGAATATCCCAGATAAAAGCAGTGTGCTTCACTCTGCATAATGCTTGCAAAGGttgctttttggtttgtttttctttctcatggggGTGGAATggcaaaagaggaagagaaaataaatactaggCAATTGAAAAAGTTTAAAACGAAGCTTTTCTCTCATCTATTTTAGATGTTCAGAGAGACAAAACCGTTAAGACCCTAATACAAAAAGCAAGTCAAATAATGGAAAAGGCAGCTGTTATATCTCAGATGAGAAGAGAGACTTGGATTTGATCATGGAAATAACCTAATTTGCAATATTTGCAATAGCAGTCATTTAGaagtgcatatgtgtgtattttacacacatatatacatataaaatgtatttatatgtatatgcacatatccatgtatgtgtgtatgtgtatcacAGAAGATAAGAGGTAAAAGAAacttccaaggtcacatagattgAGTTCATCACCTCCAGGACTAACTCGTTCGATTTTGGAATATTTCTAACATTCAGAAAGTTGTGTTGTGGAgatggttggattttttttaagttttgtgtgtgtgtgtgtgtgtgtgtgtgtgtgtgttgcttgTGTTTCAAGGCTAAATTGGCCTTTTGCTATTCAAGATCTTATATTTATAAAGCTGAGGAGGACTTTAGAAGCAATCTAGTTCAATTCacccatttacagataaggaaagtgaggaacAGAAAAAATTGATGTTCCCATGAGGTCACAGATCTTCTAAATCCTGTGATCATTCCTGCAGTGCTGGACAGTAAGtgggcacaatggatagagcttgggcttgcagtcaggaagattcatcttcttgagttgaaatctggcctcagacacctactagctgccTAATCCCGAGCCAGTCACTTACCCCGGtttccttggtttcttcatctgcaaaacggGACTGAAGAAGGAAGCAGCAAatcgctccagtatctttgccaagaaaacctcaaatgggggtCATAGAGAATCGGACTGGAacgaaaaatgaaaaggacaaaatACTTTCCAGCTGACCTCCTCTTTTCCTAGCTAGCTATGAGTCCCTGATTCTATCAAGCAATTCTTAGAGGACATGGTTTCTACTTCAGGCACGCTCTCTAGTTCTCAATAAAGTATATTTTCAACCTGAGGATTATGGATTAATTGCAAAGGATCTGTCATCCTGATTGGGAAGAAATACAGCTTTCTTTATAAGAAATTTTCTTTGTAAGTGTATACTTATTCatattataatctatattttatttggtgcatttaaaacattatattgaGAAGGGATTTCATTGGCTTTACCAGACTATGTCCATAAGAACCCATGGACTAGATATATTTTGGCTTTGTCAGCATCTTtcctaaaaaatgaattaaatcgAATGCAAGAACAAAATAATAGACTTGTGACCAGCGCAGAATACCATGGGGTTCTCTTCTCCTATTCTGTCTCTTTCAGTGCAACCTGAGACCATCTCAGTTTTTGAACTGGCAAATCTTACTGTTGGTTCACATTAATCTTGCAGCCTACTAAGACCATaggtcttttttttaaacctgaaatACTGTGGAGGTATTCTCTACTTGTATCCCCATTCTCTACTTGTTGACGTTGATCCTTTAAACTGTGTAGGGCTTGATATGTctatattaaatttcatcttataaaGTTCAGTCCATTATTGCTGTTCCAAATCCACCCAATGTGGATCTATCCCACATCTGTTCATCTTGCccacaaagaaagaatataagacTTTGAAACtgttttgctaaaattgtggtaAGTTATGCcagaaaatatttatcataaaatcTCAAATTTGGAATGGACCTTAGAGACTTTCTAATGAAACCTAAACTtgaataagcacttaataaatgcttgttgattggctgAATAAAAACCTTCCTCTCCCCAATAATATGTTTTTGCTTAAAAGATTCTCATGAGAGAGAACTTATCTCCTTCTGAGGCAACAGCATGAACTTTTAACtgtggattactttccatctacaTCAAATCAAAATCTGCTTCTCTATAACTTTGACTCATCATTCCTACTTTTGATTCCCACAATAAGATAGAACACACATTTCTTCCCTGCTCTATAAGTCAAAAAACTCTCAAAGGGAAATGAGATTTGTCTAGAATGACCTCTTCTGCACCAAGCTAGAGAGTCTCCTACCAATAATGATTTCCATGACTAAAGTCTCTAGCTTCTAGAATTTTGCTGGGAATCAAAGACAAATACATTGATTTATAATTTGAAGAATTTTACCCTcttaccattttaaggaaaattttaacaaaactttgccttctctttttctaaataatttcttctgccttccatattttttttccttaatcactGAGAAATATACAGCAAGTGAGCTTTATTGTATTCCTTTATTAGTCTTATTCCTTTCAGGTTACAAGTTTTTAGTTTAAAGAGAAATGGTAAATTAGAATGGTTACTTTTCAAGGCGATTAAAATATAGATGAGGAATATAAGATGATGTTAAAAGGTTTGAAGAAGGGGCAAcggattaaaaaggaaatggggaaattgtgagaaatgctgaaatgTTGGGTTTCCACAGTGCTGCAAGCTTTGAGGTAGTGTGGGATACCTGCCCAAGAGGTTTTCAaaatgtgagaggttaaggaaggttCAGATTTAAGGAATCAATAGAAGCCCTGATCAAACAAGGAATTGGGGGCTAGGGAGGTACAGAGGGATTCAACCAATCAGAAAGACTCTTGTGGTTTCGAGAAAACCACAATTGTATGATAAAAGCCCATCCCACCCAAATGTTGgggtcaatgacctgacttgaccaaatcattACTACacctgcttaataggctaattggGTATTATCAAACAACACACTCCAGGGGAGGAGTTTTcggccatttttgaacatggatgTATGATGAGGAGGCATGTTTTAAACACATTAATGGAAACTTGTAATGGGAGTATCAGAAAGACTGTAACCTGAATAAATGAACTAATCCCTTCTCTGAAGGGAGGAGCTGCATAACCAAGCAAGTATAGAGGTTCCCCCATTTCTGTACTCagtgctccctcttccccaagaggaGTGGGGCCcgcttctggccagaaatgttaagaaaattccttatgattcttctttaataaatttcctttaataactgattttcagtgtcaaatgTGTTATTATTAACACACCTAACCAAGAAGAGTTAATATGGAGAAAGTGAATAGTAGACCAATTTttctagtgaatattgatgcaaaaactttGGATAAAATAGTAGCAAAGCAATGTGAAAAAcatgatatagtttatatagtattcaTGGAATTAATATCAGGGGCTGGGTTGCAATTAAGGGGGAAGGCCTACAAATGGGTACAACTGTTCACATGATTGTGCAATACTTGAACCCACAgccctggttctgctcagcaCTAGGGAGGTTCCTGGGCTCCTTGGCTGGCATCTTCCGGATTTCGCGGATCAGCTCATGAAATACATATTCCACGTTCTGACAGGTCTTGGCCGAGGTCTCCACAAAGGGCACCCTGAAGTTCTTGGCCGTCTCCTCCGCTAGCATCGGCGTCACCAACCAATTGGCGATGTCAATCTTGTTGGAGACAAGGACAAAAGGAACGCGGTCGGTGTTCTTTGCCCTGAGCAGCTGGTCCCGGAAGATGTTCACGGTCACAAAGGATTTGATGTCGTCCACCGCATAGACACAGAGGAAGCCGTCCCCACAGCGCAGGAACTCCAGAAACTGATTTGGGTTCTGCTCACTGCCTGCGGTCTCCAGGATTTCCAGCTGGCAGGGCTCGCCATCCACCACTACTTGGGGATATAAATCTTTAATGGTGAGGTCTGTCACAGTGCAGCTCTTGACCAGTTGACCGATCAGCGCACTCTTGCCCACGCCACAGCTACCCATGACCACTAATTTGTATTCCATCTTGCCTCCACACCTGGCCGATCACCTAGGGACGTGCGGACATCAAAGGAGAACAGTGAGACCTGGAGTGACCTCAGTGGCCTTGCATACCTCCCCATGTGCTATAAAAATAGCCCAACAAGTGGCCTTCTAGCTCAGGAGAGCTGATGGGGTCCCAGGGGATTCTCCTTCCGGgaatcagtttcctcagctgtaaaataaatgCATTGGATTAGAAAAAATTGTTCAAGTCatttccaacttttaaaaaaatggggtCATGTGTTGTTCAAGTGATCCGAATGGTCCTCCAGCATCTGCTTGGAGATCCCT contains these protein-coding regions:
- the LOC127538790 gene encoding GTPase NRas-like, with the protein product MGSCGVGKSALIGQLVKSCTVTDLTIKDLYPQVVVDGEPCQLEILETAGSEQNPNQFLEFLRCGDGFLCVYAVDDIKSFVTVNIFRDQLLRAKNTDRVPFVLVSNKIDIANWLVTPMLAEETAKNFRVPFVETSAKTCQNVEYVFHELIREIRKMPAKEPRNLPSAEQNQGCGFKYCTIM